In the genome of Natronomonas salina, the window ATATTACGATGCAGTATCGTAGGTGCGGTATGCGCGACCTCGACGAGACCGACGTCGAACTCCTCTCGTTGCTGGCCGAGGACGCCCGTCGCCCGTTCAGCGAACTCGGCGAGGCCGTCGGCCTCTCCGGCCCGGCCGTCTCCGACCGGGTGACCAGGCTGCAGGAGGCCGGGATCATCAACCGATTCACCGTCGACGTCGACCGCTCGCAGCTCCGCGCCGGCGTGCCCGTGTTCATCCAGGTCGAACTCGACTCGGCGGCGGTCGAGACGGCCAGGGAGCGCCTGCGCGACGCCGACGGCGTCGAGCACCTCTTCGTCACCGCCGGCGGCGACGTCTGGTTCTACGCCCGCGCCGAGGCCCAGAACGTCCGCGAGTGGGTGGCGCGGCTCTTCGAGGGGATCGACCTCGTAGACTACACGGTCACGCTCGTCGACGACGTCGAGTGGACGCCGACGGTCGACGGCGTCGAGTTCGCGCTCACCTGCGCGGAGTGCGGCAACACCGTCGACAGCGAGGGCGAGACCGCCCGCATCGACAGCGAGGTCTACCACTTCTGCTGTCCGTCCTGCCTGTCCCGATTCGAGGACCGCTACCAGCAACTCGAGGAGGGCGCGTGACCGCCGCTTTGGCATCGAAGGTTTCCGACCCCCGATAGCCCCGGTCTCGAAGCGGAAAGACGCCTAAAGATGGAGGCCCTACACTAGCACAACCATGAGCACCAGGACGACCAGGCTCGACATCTCGGGGATGTCCTGTGCCAACTGCTCGGCGACGATCGAAGAGCGTCTCTCGTCGCTGGACGGCGTCGAGGAGACGAACATCAACTACGCGACCGACGAGGGGAGCGTGATCTACGACCCCGACCGGACGTCGCTGCGGGAGATCTTCGACGCCATCGCGGACGCCGGCTACGAGGCCGTCTCCGAGACGGTGACCATCGGCATCACCGACATGACGTGCGCCAACTGTGCGGAGACGAACGAGTCCGCCCTCGAGTCGACGCCGGGGGTCGTCGACGCGGACGTCAACTACGCGACCGACGAAGCGCAGGTGACGTACAACCCGGCCGATACCTCGCGAACGGAACTGTACGACGCCATCGAGGGCGCCGGCTACGAGCCCGTCCGCGAGGACACGGACACCGATGGCGGCGGCGACGCCCGCGAGGCCGCCCGCCAGGACGAGGTTCGCCGGCAACTGCGGCTGACGCTGTTCGGCGCGGCGCTGTCGCTCCCGCTGCTCCTCTTCATCGTCGACAAGCTCGTCCTCGGCGGCGCGGTGCTCCCCGAGACCGTCTTCGGCGTCGAGTTCGGCTGGGTGGAGTTCCTGCTCGCGACACCCGTCCAGGTCGTCCTCGGCTGGCCGTTCTACAAGAACTCCTACAAGGCGCTCGTGAAGAACGGCCGCGCCAACATGGACGTCCTCATCGCGCTGGGGTCGTCGACGGCGTACCTCTACTCGGTGGTCGTCCTGCTCGGCCTGCTGGCCAGCGAGGGGCTGTACTTCGACACGGCGGCGCTGATCCTCGTGTTCATCACCCTCGGGAACTACCTCGAGGCCCGCTCGAAGGGCCAGGCCGGCGAGGCGCTCCGGAAACTCCTCGAGATGGAGGCCGACACAGCGACGCTCGTCGACGACGACGGGACCGAACGCGAGGTCCCACTGGAGGACGTCGAGGTCGGCGACCGGATGAAGGTCCGTCCCGGCGAACAGATCCCCACCGACGGCGTCGTCGTCGACGGCCAGAGCGCGGTCGACGAGTCCATGGTCACCGGCGAGTCCGTCCCCGTCGAGAAGGGCGAGGGCGACGAGGTCGTCGGCTCGACCATCAACGAGAACGGCGTCCTCGTCGTCGAGGCGACGAAGGTCGGCGAGGACACGGCGCTCCAGCAGATCGTCCAGACCGTCAAGGACGCCCAGTCCCGCCAGCCCGACATCCAGAACGTCGCCGACCGCATCTCCGCGTACTTCGTGCCGGCGGTCATCGCCAACGCCGTCCTGTGGGGGACGGTCTGGTACCTCTTCCCCGGGGCGCTGGCGGGCTTCGTCGAGGCGCTCCCGCTGTGGGGCCTCGTCGGCGGCGGCCCCGCGGCATTGTCGGCCTTCGAGTTCGCGGTCGTCGTCTTCGCCTCCTCGGTCCTCATCGCCTGTCCCTGCGC includes:
- a CDS encoding heavy metal translocating P-type ATPase, translating into MSTRTTRLDISGMSCANCSATIEERLSSLDGVEETNINYATDEGSVIYDPDRTSLREIFDAIADAGYEAVSETVTIGITDMTCANCAETNESALESTPGVVDADVNYATDEAQVTYNPADTSRTELYDAIEGAGYEPVREDTDTDGGGDAREAARQDEVRRQLRLTLFGAALSLPLLLFIVDKLVLGGAVLPETVFGVEFGWVEFLLATPVQVVLGWPFYKNSYKALVKNGRANMDVLIALGSSTAYLYSVVVLLGLLASEGLYFDTAALILVFITLGNYLEARSKGQAGEALRKLLEMEADTATLVDDDGTEREVPLEDVEVGDRMKVRPGEQIPTDGVVVDGQSAVDESMVTGESVPVEKGEGDEVVGSTINENGVLVVEATKVGEDTALQQIVQTVKDAQSRQPDIQNVADRISAYFVPAVIANAVLWGTVWYLFPGALAGFVEALPLWGLVGGGPAALSAFEFAVVVFASSVLIACPCALGLATPAATMVGTTIGAQNGVLFKGGDVLERAKDVDTVVFDKTGTLTEGEMELTDVVAFEDGAPVADGGDPAADGGAVTGRERVDESTVLRLAASAERGSEHPLAQAIVDGAEERGIELADPEDFENVPGQGVRATVESAERRSAGQSSGDEPRDGDEIFVGNRKLLRDAGIDPSPAAETMERLEGEGKTAMLVARVPAGTEQGELVGVVADADTVKESAKDAVAALQERGLDVMMITGDNERTAHAVAEEVGIDPDRVRAGVLPEDKSEAVDAIQSEGRKAMMVGDGVNDAPALAVAYVGTAIGSGTDVAIEAADVTLMRDDPLDVVKAIRISDATLQKIKQNLVWALGYNTAMIPLASLGLLQPVLAAGAMAISSVSVLSNSLLFRRYTPDHDYELLGRLR
- a CDS encoding AsnC family transcriptional regulator; this encodes MRDLDETDVELLSLLAEDARRPFSELGEAVGLSGPAVSDRVTRLQEAGIINRFTVDVDRSQLRAGVPVFIQVELDSAAVETARERLRDADGVEHLFVTAGGDVWFYARAEAQNVREWVARLFEGIDLVDYTVTLVDDVEWTPTVDGVEFALTCAECGNTVDSEGETARIDSEVYHFCCPSCLSRFEDRYQQLEEGA